GACTGCAGACAGCATGAGAATAGATTgaattctttttccttaaaaacATTTGCTTAGTTGTTCATCCGTAAGATAAAGctgttgttttccttttcctttcaattgATTCTGTGCCCGTCAAAGAGAGCGTGAGTTTTATTTAGTATGATCCATCGCAAAAGGCATTATTTTATCCAAAGAGATGGTCGatctcttcaattttcttgatcCCATGGTCTTGGAGGCTCATCCCATAAAACTTTGTCAAGCTTTCTGTCCAGCTACCGGGCTGTGAGTTGTTGCATTTACGATGCACAAAACATAATGAAGGGAACAAAGCAGCTCATGCATGTGGGCCAACAGCCCATGAACAACTTAAATCCAGCATTTTGGATCACGTCCTCTTGAAAGTTGAAAGTGCACAGTAGCATAAAAACATTAGAGAAAACTGCAATATTGAGTTGCCGAACCTTTTTATATGATTACGATGCTTCCTCGTACACATCACATTGGTGACCACGAAGTTCCGAAAGAGAAGGCAGCGTACCTTCACAACTGACCATCTCACCTGCAGTTTTGTTCAAGTAGTTTCCTAAcccttttaaaaattacacaatTAGTGGCGAAACTAGATGTTTAGTTCTAATCCAAACGCCCGTCAGTGGCATGACTGCGTCAACTGCGAAGCAAGGACCAAGCGAAACTTGTCCGTGGTTGCTCCAAACTTGTGTTCTTGCCTTGCCTTTTTCTGCAATGTCAAATGTCAAGAACGCTTGATCCTTGTTATGCTTGCCTTCAAAGGGATGTTTCTAGCGTTGTAAGATTCATTCTGAGATACTTGAACTCGAAAGTCAAAATATAGTTTCAAGGGTCTGCCGGGAGCGATCTTTCCAATTCTTCTTGGGTCCTCATCTTTCTTaccaaacaaaggaaatacTCATCTTTCTTaccaaacaaaggaaatacCCAATCCTTCACTTCTCATCCCTCTCCCCGCGTCCATCGTTCCCTCATCAATCCCTCACAAACATACCCTAAATATCCTCTAGTCCTCCCAATACAACTGGCAGTGAAAAGTAAGCAAAGCACAACTCACAGTGATGATTGATGAAGATGGGAAGTAACAAAAGTTTGCCCTTTCCATTCCGGGCAGCACACTTATTTCCAACCTGATTTCCCTCAAGGATAAACAAGACATTCAAGTTTGATACAAGCTTTGGCTAAAAATGATAGGAACCAACAATAACCAAAATCTAAACAACACAGAGTACAGGCAGTAACTCGATTAGCTTTCAAGTCTTTAATGTGATGGAGCATGTTGAATTAGTCATGAAGAGTTCCCATGATATCTTCATCTCGATATAGAAAATACCTGAAACAGTGCATAAAGCCACAACAAAACATCATCAAAAACTGTATTTGTGTCGATCAATCGTCTAATGAGAGGAAAATAAATGCATTTGTGTAACACGCTGTTTTAGCAGCAAGAAAAGCAGTTGTCGTTTTGAGTTGCTGTCAAACTTGTTAATTTTCATGCcaatgaaaagatttttttattttattagcacCAGGTATCCAGGCCAAGGCCCGACTAATCCCGGGGATGCACATGCCCTCAGAAAGGAGTTTCCCGCGAGTGCACCACGGTTAATTCATGGGTTTTGCCCAAGTCTAATGGCCCCATGGAATTGTTTGCGCCTGGCAATAGTTGAACCTGGGATCCTGGACAAGAGCACACTATCAAGTCCCAGCTCTTCTCCGTTAGGCCAACCCCATGGGGTTGCCAATGAAAAGATGATAGAAAAGAATTTAGAGTTTAGGCCTGCATTTAACCCGAAGTCCCAATTCTCCAGCAAGGGTTCCCTATTGTAACTTCTTACCAAATGCACATCCCGTTTGGGTAGCAAAACCAGCCAAGATTAACCAAAAAGTCAATATAAGAAAGCACCAGACTATcggaaaaatcatgaaatctacATTTATGCAGCAATGACCTTTTTAAGAACGGCATAATGGGTCAAATCTTTCATATTTTGAATAAGGATCTTATTTCTGCAGGATAAAATTTCTTCTAAATCAAGATTGATCTAATGATTGTAATATGTAAGGGAATGCATGCAATCCAAAAGAAGAACAGATAACCAAGCTCCCTAGAATACCCATCCTGATCTCATTCACATCAGAATGCCATTTTAAGGCATTTGCAAAACACCAATTTCCATATATCAACTCACTATAGTCAAATACACTGCAAACGTTATTAACAACAATGCCCATTGcagaaaaacaaatagtagTGAAAATTAACTGGTTCATTTCAAAATCTGTATCAAGCCAAATCATCTTCCATTATAGGTATTCCTTCAAACATATAAACATGCATTCCATTAGAAATTCTAAAGTcagcaaaacaaatttaaatcatatagGATGAGGTATCATGCATTATAGAATTCTGAATCCTATTTAACAGCGTTTAACTACTCTAAAACTAGTTACTTGATCACCCCCAGTGTGACTTTAGGAGACTGTTAGCTGCCACAGCTAGCCtaccaaaatattaaatctaCATGGATCTATGAGTCAGGCGTATGCCTTCTCGAAGCTACATGGTTCAATTGAACATTTAGGTGCCAACTCAAACTGCATATAACTTGATCTGTCCAAATTTTAGTGTCAAGTAATAAGGGCCATGGAATAGCTAAGAGATAGGACCatggtattttttatactaCCGTGTAGACAAACTATATAAGCTAACACACAGATGCCAACTCTCGTACACAATTAGCACAACATCCACCAGAAACTCGAACCCAAAGAAGGAACAAAATTTCAAAAGGCAGTAAAAACTCACTCTTTTTCACCGAGTTTCACTTCAGTGCCTCCATATTCAGGCAAAAGAACAGtatctccttccttcagagtaACAGGAATCAACTTGCAGTCTTTATCACGAGCTCCGGGACCCACCGCAACAACTTTTCCAGAATTCATCTAGAATTATGAAGCATTAAAAGAAATCATGAGGTCAAAAAACAATAAGTAATCACCTCATGTATCCAGCAATCAAACAAATGAATAAACGTAGATTTACATCATAGCATAACAGGATAAGAATTAGCCTTCGATTTTCTTGTCAGGCATAAATTTATCAAACTGGCAAGAAACAAATACACATAAGTTGAGCATGCTGCACTATCAAGGTGAGCCAATTaccaaggaataaaaaataacagcagTCGTGAGAACTTGAATGTTAGTATAATTTATTTCCAATGAAGCACATATTAAAACTAAGAACCTCCCAATCCCAACAAAACCATTTAAAATTGAGCTAAAGCACTTAACCGTTACTGTTAGCAATTAAACTGAAGCTGAAGTTTCGGATTCATGCATGAACCAATTCAGATTTTAGTACTCAGAATAAAGTTATTTTACAAGCCAAACGTTGCTTATGTTCAATACTTCAATTGGAGGATTTGTGGGGGGTGACATAAAGAACCCAGATTCTAGTATGTGGTTGCCGTAGGTTTTGAGATTCAAATGTAATGCAATACAACTCTttgcaacaaaaataaatcttagaCATAAGTTTAGTTTAGTTATGATTAACCAAGTACTAATGCCTCTTAGAGTTGAGAGAATCCCTCCCTAATAAAAGAGTTCATTACACTTCATATCACGCACAGTAGTAAAGCAGTTCCAATGCTGCATGCATCAAACGGAATGAAAGTAAAGAGAAAGGGATGACCTTGGGGGTTTTCTCAGGAAGAAGAATACCGGTGTTGGTTTTGGAAGGAGGGATTATTTTCTCCACCAATATGCGATTAAATGTCGGGATCAAACGCTTTGCCATCTTCACTCCTCTTCAGCCTTCGCACGCACTGACTGactctagagagagaaagagtgatAGCAGAACAGTGAGTACTTGAAACCTCTTCTGGGCTACTTTAAATGGGTTTGTTGAGTTGGAGATACAATCCAAGCGAGATGATGCTGGTAGGGTTTAACGAGGAGTTTAATGTTATCTTTGTCAAATTCCACAACTGCCCATCTTGCCCATGCTCTTTTCCCtcgctccttttttttttttttttttttaccaaaagcCAAACAGACAAATAAATTGCCCGAACCCAAAGGGTTCTCCCCAACTCGCCTTGCTAACTTGTGATATGCTTAGTTGAGCTGTTGCCAATAAGTTGCATGGCACCAAACAATCTTACCCTGCCTAGCTAAACACATTTTTCCTTTGAAACAACTTATAGACTTTATATATTTAACATAAAGGGAAAACCTCCTCAaccattataataaaaaagtttccCAATCCATACATAGAGCATAAAATTCTTGAATTAGATAAATGTAAATAAACTTGAACTATGATCAATAACTATTTTGGAGAGAAGAGGGAAGAGTCCATCGTTTGGACGCTCTGGTCAAAGAAGTGGCTTGAGCTCTGAGTAAGATGGGTCAAAAACTTCACATTTGCCTGCCAAATGATGGCTTTTAGCAGCGCACAAATTGACCAACACTTGGATTGAAGTAATCCAACATGAAATCCCATGTTTAGCCAGAGATTTTGTTGGATGTTGCGCAAATTG
This region of Populus trichocarpa isolate Nisqually-1 chromosome 9, P.trichocarpa_v4.1, whole genome shotgun sequence genomic DNA includes:
- the LOC7475031 gene encoding 10 kDa chaperonin, mitochondrial; translated protein: MAKRLIPTFNRILVEKIIPPSKTNTGILLPEKTPKMNSGKVVAVGPGARDKDCKLIPVTLKEGDTVLLPEYGGTEVKLGEKEYFLYRDEDIMGTLHD